A window of the Brassica napus cultivar Da-Ae chromosome A2, Da-Ae, whole genome shotgun sequence genome harbors these coding sequences:
- the LOC125584509 gene encoding uncharacterized protein LOC125584509, with the protein MTRAATQRKIQGIKISSHSPSINHLLFADDSLFFSLANPKNGRAIKQILHQYEKVSGQAVNLNKSSITFGSRVKDHVKTQMRCLLGIHNEGGGGKYLGIPEQFGRKKAEILKYVTEKVKAKTQRWQNKFLSPAGKEVLIKFVASGTPVYPMNTFKLLKSFCDDINNILEKFWWGKDDGSKGMHWFAWDRMSQPKKEGGMGFRDIEKFNDALLGKQVWRILTKPNSLMARVLKGRYFPTSSILTARETKQSSYIWKSLLHGRDLITKGVRFVIGSGNMIDTWNDPWLPTTPPRPLAPLSDQTGNGKVSDFIRQDQKEWNEELVRNTMNHDDAEEILAIRLCSSSETDQLVWHYNKTGDLYRQIRILACYTYSE; encoded by the coding sequence ATGACTAGAGCTGCAACGCAGAGGAAGATCCAGGGGATTAAAATCAGTTCACATAGTCCTTCGATTAACCATCTTCTATTTGCTGATGATTCACTATTCTTCTCATTAGCAAATCCAAAAAATGGCAGGGCTATCAAACAGATTCTGCATCAGTATGAGAAGGTTTCCGGTCAAGCAGTTAACCTAAACAAATCTTCAATAACCTTTGGCAGTCGGGTTAAAGATCACGTTAAAACACAGATGAGATGCCTCTTAGGTATACACAATGAAGGTGGTGGAGGGAAATATCTTGGTATCCCTGAGCAATTTGGAAGGAAGAAAGCTGAGATTCTGAAGTATGTCACTGAAAAAGTCAAAGCAAAAACCCAAAGATGGCAAAATAAATTTCTATCTCCAGCTGGTAAAGAAGTACTCATCAAATTTGTGGCTTCGGGGACACCTGTATACCCTATGAATACTTTCAAATTACTGAAGAGTTTCTGTGATGACATTAATAATATCTTGGAAAAGTTCTGGTGGGGAAAGGATGATGGCAGTAAAGGAATGCATTGGTTTGCTTGGGATAGAATGAGTCAACCAAAAAaagaaggaggaatgggatTCAGAGACATTGAAAAATTCAATGATGCCTTACTTGGGAAGCAAGTTTGGCGTATCCTAACCAAACCAAACAGCTTGATGGCTCGTGTTCTCAAAGGGAGGTATTTCCCAACATCTTCTATTCTTACTGCACGAGAAACAAAACAGAGCTCCTATATTTGGAAATCATTACTACACGGGAGAGATTTGATAACAAAAGGAGTTCGTTTTGTTATTGGTAGTGGCAACATGATTGATACTTGGAATGATCCTTGGTTACCAACTACACCCCCAAGGCCACTGGCACCACTCTCTGATCAAACTGGAAACGGCAAGGTCTCAGATTTTATACGTCAAGATCAAAAGGAATGGAATGAGGAGCTAGTTCGCAATACAATGAACCATGATGATGCGGAAGAAATACTTGCCATTAGGTTGTGTTCATCATCTGAAACTGATCAACTAGTCTGGCACTATAACAAAACGGGGGATTTATACCGTCAAATCAGGATACTGGCTTGCTACACATACTCCGAGTAA
- the LOC125584511 gene encoding secreted RxLR effector protein 161-like, which translates to MYGAQSEEEIEYMSRVSYASVVGSLMYVMVCIKPNLAQTVSVVSMFMGQPGKEHWTDVKRILRYLKSTSDVGVVYGGENPSLVAGYSDSDYASDVDSRRSMTGYIFALGESVVSWKATLQSTVTFSTT; encoded by the coding sequence ATGTATGGTGCTCAGTCTGAAGAGGAGATAGAGTATATGTCACGAGTTTCTTATGCAAGCGTTGTAGGAAGTTTGATGTATGTTATGGTCTGTATAAAACCAAATCTTGCACAAACAGTCAGTGTTGTCAGCATGTTTATGGGACAACCAGGAAAAGAACATTGGACTGATGTGAAGAGAATTCTCCGGTACTTGAAGAGTACATCTGATGTTGGTGTCGTCTATGGAGGCGAGAACCCCAGCCTGGTTGCAGGCTATTCTGATTCTGATTATGCAAGCGATGTGGACAGCAGAAGATCTATGACCGGCTACATATTTGCTTTGGGTGAATCTGTGGTTAGCTGGAAGGCGACTTTACAGTCGACAGTGACTTTTTCTACTACTTAG